One genomic segment of Pedobacter endophyticus includes these proteins:
- a CDS encoding HlyD family secretion protein gives MSIISETEFNNTSLIFLHQTRVRSQIIYVTVVVAIFAALAALPFLYTAISVTGSGAIQSNIEKAELLAPASGRITEVNLIDNRQVTKGTQLLTIDASLANQQKNLIGNHQSQLQQQLNDALTLLKFKNNPNLQTPLYLAAWQQYTEALQNAANAKEQAFKVYQRYKTLIDKKVVTQAEFEQYHFNYKQALSDYEMVTKKYKTQWQTEANQYRNELRDLKNQNIQINDQVKQYILKAPINGSLQNLTGIQNGSFVYANQKLGEISPDSLLLAFCYVKPADIGLIKKGQQVRFQIDAFNYNQWGLLSGIVLDIANDIIIENQTPYFKVKCKLDQDYLQLKNGYKGHVKKGMTFTARFTVTKRSFYQLLYDNVDDWLNPNGV, from the coding sequence ATGTCAATCATATCAGAAACAGAATTCAACAATACATCCCTCATTTTCCTCCATCAAACCCGCGTTCGCAGCCAGATCATTTATGTCACTGTGGTTGTTGCAATATTCGCTGCTTTAGCAGCGCTACCTTTTTTATACACTGCAATTAGCGTTACAGGTTCGGGCGCTATACAAAGCAACATCGAAAAAGCCGAACTTTTGGCTCCGGCAAGCGGCAGGATCACTGAGGTTAACCTGATTGATAACCGACAGGTAACGAAAGGAACTCAACTACTAACCATTGACGCTAGCTTGGCGAATCAGCAAAAAAACTTAATTGGTAACCACCAAAGCCAATTACAACAACAACTAAACGATGCCTTAACGCTTTTGAAGTTTAAGAACAACCCTAATTTGCAAACCCCTTTGTATCTGGCCGCCTGGCAACAATATACCGAGGCTTTACAAAATGCAGCCAATGCAAAAGAACAGGCTTTTAAAGTTTACCAACGCTATAAAACCTTAATCGACAAAAAGGTGGTTACACAAGCAGAGTTCGAGCAATACCATTTTAACTATAAACAAGCCCTTTCAGATTATGAAATGGTAACAAAAAAATATAAAACACAATGGCAAACAGAGGCCAACCAATACCGCAATGAGCTGCGTGATTTAAAAAATCAAAATATTCAAATTAACGATCAAGTAAAACAATATATTTTGAAAGCTCCTATAAATGGCTCGTTACAGAATTTAACTGGCATACAAAATGGCTCCTTTGTGTATGCCAATCAAAAATTGGGCGAAATTTCACCTGATAGTTTGCTGCTGGCTTTTTGCTACGTTAAACCAGCCGATATTGGCTTAATTAAAAAAGGGCAACAAGTTCGATTTCAAATCGACGCCTTCAACTACAATCAATGGGGTTTATTGAGCGGCATTGTTTTAGATATAGCCAATGATATCATCATCGAAAACCAAACGCCTTATTTTAAAGTAAAATGTAAGCTTGATCAGGATTACCTACAATTAAAAAATGGCTACAAAGGGCACGTAAAAAAAGGGATGACTTTTACCGCTCGTTTCACGGTTACAAAACGCAGTTTTTACCAACTGCTATACGATAATGTTGATGATTGGTTAAACCCAAACGGAGTCTAA
- a CDS encoding peptidase domain-containing ABC transporter, with the protein MSLIKQRDITDCGAACLASVSAHYKLKLPVARIRQFAGTDKKGTNVLGLIEAATKLGFEAKGVRGGLDSLNKIPLPAIAHIVVKKQLQHYVVIYKVTDKYIEVMDPGDGKTHQKTVAEFTEEWTGVLVLLLPSESFTQGNEKVANSFRFWQLIQPHKSIVIQALFGALIYTILGLSTSIFVQKITDYVLVDGNRNLLNLMSVMMIGIVLLQLFIGTAKTIFTMRTGQQIDARLILGYYKHLLKLPQQFFDTMRVGEIISRVNDAVKIRAFINDVSIGLVVNVFIVFLSFGLMFTYYWKLALLMLTVIPVYLLIYFITNRLNKKIQRMLMEDSAELESQLVESLNAVGTIKRFGLEEFTNTKTEARFIQLLRTVYKSGINSVFSGTSSEVVSHLLTILLLWVGAGYVLDNEITPGELFSFYTLIGYFTGPAASLIGANKVIQDAVIAADRLFEIMDLEIENDASNVALTKELIGDIRFENVAFRYGTRVTVFENLNLNIKAGTFTAIVGESGSGKSTLMALLQNIYPIQKGNIFIGKYAIKYLNNSSLRNLLSIVPQQIDLFAGNVIDNIAVGDYEPDMQRIIDICTQLGITNFIEALPEGFQTYLGENGATLSGGQKQRIAIARALYRNPEILVLDEATSSLDSASEQYVQRTIELLKKQQKTIIIIAHRLTTIKNADKIIVLDKGKVIEEGHHQEMISTNGHYNNLWKQQFNSV; encoded by the coding sequence ATGTCTCTTATAAAACAACGCGATATTACCGATTGTGGTGCCGCATGCCTGGCATCGGTCTCGGCCCATTATAAATTGAAGCTTCCTGTTGCACGCATCAGGCAATTTGCGGGTACCGATAAAAAAGGAACAAATGTATTGGGATTGATAGAAGCAGCCACAAAACTTGGTTTCGAAGCCAAAGGAGTTCGTGGCGGCTTAGATAGTTTAAATAAAATACCGTTGCCCGCCATTGCACATATTGTAGTAAAAAAACAATTGCAACACTATGTTGTAATTTATAAGGTTACCGACAAATATATTGAGGTGATGGATCCTGGCGATGGTAAAACGCACCAAAAAACCGTAGCCGAGTTTACAGAAGAATGGACTGGTGTTTTGGTATTGCTTTTGCCCAGTGAAAGCTTTACCCAGGGAAACGAAAAAGTGGCCAATAGCTTTCGCTTTTGGCAGCTTATACAACCGCATAAAAGCATTGTAATCCAAGCGCTTTTTGGTGCCTTAATTTATACCATTTTAGGGCTTTCTACTTCTATTTTTGTTCAGAAAATTACCGATTATGTATTGGTAGATGGTAACAGAAATTTACTCAATTTAATGAGCGTAATGATGATTGGCATTGTGCTGCTCCAGCTGTTTATTGGTACTGCGAAAACGATATTTACCATGCGCACAGGGCAACAGATTGACGCCCGCTTAATTTTAGGTTACTACAAGCATTTGCTAAAATTGCCACAGCAGTTTTTTGATACCATGCGGGTTGGGGAGATCATCTCAAGAGTAAACGATGCTGTAAAAATTAGAGCTTTTATAAACGATGTTTCCATCGGTTTGGTTGTAAACGTATTTATCGTGTTTTTATCTTTCGGCCTCATGTTTACTTATTATTGGAAACTGGCCTTGCTAATGCTCACAGTAATTCCGGTATATCTCTTAATTTATTTCATTACCAATAGACTGAATAAAAAAATCCAGCGCATGTTGATGGAGGATTCTGCCGAGTTAGAAAGTCAGTTGGTAGAAAGTTTAAATGCTGTAGGTACAATTAAGCGCTTCGGGCTGGAAGAATTTACCAATACCAAAACCGAAGCAAGGTTTATTCAGCTGCTCAGAACAGTGTACAAATCGGGCATCAATAGTGTTTTTTCGGGTACATCTTCCGAAGTAGTGTCACATCTGTTAACCATTCTCTTACTGTGGGTGGGAGCGGGTTACGTTTTAGATAATGAGATTACGCCTGGTGAATTATTCTCATTTTATACGCTTATTGGCTATTTCACAGGGCCAGCGGCCTCGTTAATTGGCGCAAACAAAGTAATACAAGATGCAGTTATTGCCGCCGACAGGTTATTCGAAATAATGGATCTGGAAATAGAAAATGATGCTTCCAACGTTGCTCTCACTAAAGAGTTGATTGGAGATATACGTTTTGAAAATGTGGCGTTTAGATATGGTACAAGGGTAACCGTTTTCGAAAATTTGAATCTGAACATTAAGGCGGGCACATTCACGGCAATTGTTGGTGAAAGCGGATCCGGAAAATCTACCTTAATGGCGCTGTTACAGAATATTTATCCAATTCAAAAGGGAAATATATTTATCGGTAAATACGCCATTAAATATTTGAACAATTCGTCACTAAGAAATTTGCTAAGTATTGTGCCGCAGCAAATTGATCTGTTTGCAGGTAATGTAATAGATAATATTGCCGTGGGCGATTATGAGCCAGATATGCAAAGGATTATCGACATCTGCACCCAACTGGGAATTACAAACTTTATAGAAGCACTGCCCGAGGGTTTTCAGACGTACCTGGGAGAGAATGGCGCAACATTATCAGGTGGACAAAAGCAACGTATTGCCATTGCCCGGGCATTGTACCGAAACCCGGAGATTCTGGTTTTGGATGAAGCAACCTCGTCGCTCGACTCAGCATCTGAACAATATGTTCAGCGTACTAT
- a CDS encoding CPBP family intramembrane glutamic endopeptidase: MKRFFSQKVKSFSIIQIQAAKNLTYFWIVFSIYFIFQFSTAVIATYFDADLTSISLKFGSLQEEFLIAVIAAPIIETLIFQYFVIETLLNVKLAPLLCIIASALLFGVSHYYNIAYVLVTTIVGLIFAYYYMALRHQHYLNKLILVTLLHALSNLFAFVNNNFYDFTKW; this comes from the coding sequence TTGAAAAGATTTTTTTCTCAAAAAGTAAAGTCATTTAGTATAATACAAATTCAAGCTGCCAAAAATCTCACCTACTTTTGGATTGTTTTTTCGATTTATTTCATCTTTCAATTTTCTACTGCTGTTATCGCAACCTACTTTGATGCAGATTTAACTTCTATTAGTCTAAAATTTGGCAGTTTACAAGAGGAATTTCTTATTGCGGTTATTGCTGCCCCGATTATAGAAACGCTAATTTTTCAATATTTCGTAATCGAAACGCTTTTAAATGTGAAATTGGCACCATTGCTCTGCATTATTGCCTCTGCGCTGTTATTTGGTGTTTCTCATTACTACAATATAGCCTACGTTTTGGTCACAACGATAGTAGGGCTCATATTTGCTTATTATTATATGGCTTTGCGTCATCAACATTATTTAAACAAACTTATTCTGGTTACGCTGTTACATGCGCTATCTAACCTGTTTGCATTCGTAAATAACAATTTTTACGATTTCACAAAATGGTAG
- a CDS encoding bacteriocin: protein MKNLELENFGVQELDAREMKTIDGGGWLRKLGWGYLATEVIDHWDEIKKGFSNGWNA from the coding sequence ATGAAAAATTTAGAATTAGAAAACTTTGGCGTTCAAGAGTTGGATGCGAGAGAAATGAAGACAATTGATGGGGGCGGATGGCTTAGAAAGCTCGGATGGGGTTATCTTGCTACTGAAGTAATTGATCATTGGGATGAGATCAAGAAAGGATTTTCAAACGGTTGGAATGCTTAA